One window of the Populus nigra chromosome 4, ddPopNigr1.1, whole genome shotgun sequence genome contains the following:
- the LOC133692479 gene encoding uncharacterized protein LOC133692479 isoform X2, translating to MKQGEVVVLLISDAGTPGIGGPDAELLCMDENIPVTPIPGPCGVVSALSASGLATNEYTFVGFLPRHGPSRKERLMASANEARTQIFYVLPHKFSQSLKEFSSLFGVSSRIGG from the exons ATGAAACAGGGCGAGGTTGTAGTGCTGCTGATCAGCGACGCAGGGACACCTGGCATTGGGGGTCCTGATGCAGAATTG CTGTGCATGGATGAAAATATTCCGGTTACCCCAATTCCGGGACCTTGTGGTGTTGTTTCCGCGCTTTCTGCTTCAGGCTTGGCTACTAATGAGTATACATTCG TTGGATTTCTTCCTAGGCATGGTCCATCCAGGAAAGAGAGGCTGATGGCTTCTGCAAATGAAGCAAGAACACAAATATTCTATGTTCTTCCACACAAGTTTTCTCAGTCTCTCAAAGAATTTTCATCGCTTTTTGGTGTGTCGAG TCGAATCGGTGGCTGA
- the LOC133692479 gene encoding uncharacterized protein LOC133692479 isoform X1 codes for MKQGEVVVLLISDAGTPGIGGPDAELLCMDENIPVTPIPGPCGVVSALSASGLATNEYTFVGFLPRHGPSRKERLMASANEARTQIFYVLPHKFSQSLKEFSSLFGVSRYIWHILIV; via the exons ATGAAACAGGGCGAGGTTGTAGTGCTGCTGATCAGCGACGCAGGGACACCTGGCATTGGGGGTCCTGATGCAGAATTG CTGTGCATGGATGAAAATATTCCGGTTACCCCAATTCCGGGACCTTGTGGTGTTGTTTCCGCGCTTTCTGCTTCAGGCTTGGCTACTAATGAGTATACATTCG TTGGATTTCTTCCTAGGCATGGTCCATCCAGGAAAGAGAGGCTGATGGCTTCTGCAAATGAAGCAAGAACACAAATATTCTATGTTCTTCCACACAAGTTTTCTCAGTCTCTCAAAGAATTTTCATCGCTTTTTGGTGTGTCGAGGTATATATGGCATATCCTCATTGTATAG
- the LOC133691437 gene encoding probable ubiquitin-conjugating enzyme E2 18, with protein sequence MTSSSASSRKALSKIACNRLQKELTEWQLSPPSGFKHKVTDNLQRWVIEANGAAGTLYANETYQLQVDFPEHYPMEAPQVIFAPPAPLHPHIYSNGHICLDILYDSWSPAMTVSSICISILSMLSSTTVKQRPADNDRYVKNCRSGRSPKETRWWFHDDKV encoded by the exons aTGACAAGCAGCTCCGCTTCGTCACGCAAG GCTTTAAGCAAGATCGCTTGCAACAGACTGCAAAAAGAGCTTACAGAATGGCAACTCAGTCCTCCTTCAGGTTTCAAGCATAAAGTCACCGATAATCTCCAACG ATGGGTGATTGAAGCGAATGGAGCCGCAGGCACTCTTTATGCAAATGAAACTTATCAGCTTCAAGTCGATTTCCCTGAACATTACCCTATGGAGGCTCCTCAG GTGATTTTCGCCCCGCCGGCTCCTCTGCATCCTCACATCTATAGCAACGGACATATCTGTTTAG ATATACTGTATGATTCATGGTCCCCAGCTATGACTGTTAGTTCTATCTGTATCAGCATTCTGTCTATGCTATCCAGCACAACCGTGAAG CAACGTCCTGCTGATAATGATCGTTATGTGAAGAACTGTAGGAGTGGACGATCTCCCAAGGAAACAAGATGGTGGTTCCATGATGATAAGGTTTAA
- the LOC133692371 gene encoding BEL1-like homeodomain protein 11 isoform X2, whose protein sequence is MVPMGSQDSPPNSASGMLRQFIISDSIASQNQFQSQNFSVFGPDLRGSNTFSQSHGVLPSIKSLEERMSRSIDLVQVPSAVQESEISHTRHLMDLLGAANETNHQAQRLSLSLGSQMLVPQFQYRQRSFNSDLMSPSYLVPREEAREAYNLGGEQVNDDYSLTGNSRYLKPAQSLLEEIVHVSCQAVEISNEKYVGKLFPCGQRGSLRLSSELKVELWGIGLVQAEKHELQLKIAKLIALLKEVEGRYEKYYHQMEEVVSSFEEIAGLGAAKSYTALALQAMSKHFCNLRDAIVSQIDETKRKFSRDLPKISTELSQLSLVDKETKHNRISLQQLGMMQSQRQAWRPIRGLPETSVTILRSWLFEHFLHPYPNDYEKLMLASQAGLTKNQVSNWFINARVRLWKPMIEEMYKEEFADHSED, encoded by the exons ATGGTACCTATGGGTTCACAAGACTCACCCCCAAATTCAGCTTCTGGCATGCTACGCCAATTCATTATCTCAGACTCCATTGCTAGTCAAAACCAATTTCAAAGTCAGAATTTCAGCGTTTTCGGTCCAGACTTGCGAGGCAGCAACACATTTTCTCAGTCTCATGGTGTATTGCCAAGCATAAAGTCTCTCGAGGAAAGAATGTCTAGGTCAATAGACCTAGTCCAAGTTCCCTCGGCAGTTCAAGAATCTGAGATTAGCCATACCAGACACTTAATGGATCTTCTTGGAGCGGCAAATGAGACTAATCATCAAGCTCAAAGGTTATCACTGTCTCTTGGTTCTCAGATGCTTGTTCCCCAATTTCAGTACAGGCAGAGATCCTTTAATTCGGATCTCATGAGTCCTAGTTACTTGGTTCCTAGAGAAGAAGCAAGGGAAGCATATAATCTTGGAGGTGAACAAGTAAACGACGACTATTCTCTCACTG GGAATTCAAGGTATTTAAAGCCTGCTCAGTCCCTGCTAGAAGAAATTGTGCATGTAAGTTGCCAGGCAGTTGAAATTAGCAATGAAAAGTATGTTGGGAAATTATTTCCTTGTGGCCAAAGAGGATCACTAAGACTTTCTTCTGAATTAAAAGTAGAACTGTGGGGTATTGGACTTGTTCAAGCCGAGAAACATGAACTCCAGCTTAAAATTGCAAAGCTTATAGCATTGTTGAAGGAG GTTGAGGGAAGATATGAGAAATACTACCATCAAATGGAAGAAGTGGTATCATCATTTGAGGAAATAGCTGGTTTAGGAGCGGCCAAATCCTACACAGCTCTTGCGCTCCAAGCCATGTCCAAGCATTTCTGCAACTTGAGAGATGCCATAGTGTCCCAAATCGAtgagacaaaaagaaaattctctCGAGATTTACCAAAAATCAGCACAGAATTGTCACAACTTAGCTTGGTTGATAAAGAGACCAAACATAACCGGATATCTCTTCAACAGCTTGGAATGATGCAAAGCCAAAGGCAAGCATGGAGACCCATCAGAGGGTTGCCAGAGACTTCTGTAACCATCCTTCGCTCTTGGCTTTTTGAACACTTCTTGCACCC GTATCCAAATGATTATGAGAAACTAATGTTAGCATCGCAGGCAGGCTTGACAAAGAATCAA GTATCAAACTGGTTTATAAATGCTCGAGTCCGGCTATGGAAGCCTATGATAGAAGAAATGTACAAAGAGGAGTTTGCAGATCACTCAGAGGACTGA
- the LOC133692371 gene encoding BEL1-like homeodomain protein 11 isoform X1 — protein MVPMGSQDSPPNSASGMLRQFIISDSIASQNQFQSQNFSVFGPDLRGSNTFSQSHGVLPSIKSLEERMSRSIDLVQVPSAVQESEISHTRHLMDLLGAANETNHQAQRLSLSLGSQMLVPQFQYRQRSFNSDLMSPSYLVPREEAREAYNLGGEQVNDDYSLTGSGFPQSSTSLSRPSTSYETESFAVAIGNSRYLKPAQSLLEEIVHVSCQAVEISNEKYVGKLFPCGQRGSLRLSSELKVELWGIGLVQAEKHELQLKIAKLIALLKEVEGRYEKYYHQMEEVVSSFEEIAGLGAAKSYTALALQAMSKHFCNLRDAIVSQIDETKRKFSRDLPKISTELSQLSLVDKETKHNRISLQQLGMMQSQRQAWRPIRGLPETSVTILRSWLFEHFLHPYPNDYEKLMLASQAGLTKNQVSNWFINARVRLWKPMIEEMYKEEFADHSED, from the exons ATGGTACCTATGGGTTCACAAGACTCACCCCCAAATTCAGCTTCTGGCATGCTACGCCAATTCATTATCTCAGACTCCATTGCTAGTCAAAACCAATTTCAAAGTCAGAATTTCAGCGTTTTCGGTCCAGACTTGCGAGGCAGCAACACATTTTCTCAGTCTCATGGTGTATTGCCAAGCATAAAGTCTCTCGAGGAAAGAATGTCTAGGTCAATAGACCTAGTCCAAGTTCCCTCGGCAGTTCAAGAATCTGAGATTAGCCATACCAGACACTTAATGGATCTTCTTGGAGCGGCAAATGAGACTAATCATCAAGCTCAAAGGTTATCACTGTCTCTTGGTTCTCAGATGCTTGTTCCCCAATTTCAGTACAGGCAGAGATCCTTTAATTCGGATCTCATGAGTCCTAGTTACTTGGTTCCTAGAGAAGAAGCAAGGGAAGCATATAATCTTGGAGGTGAACAAGTAAACGACGACTATTCTCTCACTGGTAGTGGATTTCCTCAATCATCAACCTCATTAAGTAGACCTTCTACTTCTTACGAAACTGAATCTTTTGCGGTTGCTATAGGGAATTCAAGGTATTTAAAGCCTGCTCAGTCCCTGCTAGAAGAAATTGTGCATGTAAGTTGCCAGGCAGTTGAAATTAGCAATGAAAAGTATGTTGGGAAATTATTTCCTTGTGGCCAAAGAGGATCACTAAGACTTTCTTCTGAATTAAAAGTAGAACTGTGGGGTATTGGACTTGTTCAAGCCGAGAAACATGAACTCCAGCTTAAAATTGCAAAGCTTATAGCATTGTTGAAGGAG GTTGAGGGAAGATATGAGAAATACTACCATCAAATGGAAGAAGTGGTATCATCATTTGAGGAAATAGCTGGTTTAGGAGCGGCCAAATCCTACACAGCTCTTGCGCTCCAAGCCATGTCCAAGCATTTCTGCAACTTGAGAGATGCCATAGTGTCCCAAATCGAtgagacaaaaagaaaattctctCGAGATTTACCAAAAATCAGCACAGAATTGTCACAACTTAGCTTGGTTGATAAAGAGACCAAACATAACCGGATATCTCTTCAACAGCTTGGAATGATGCAAAGCCAAAGGCAAGCATGGAGACCCATCAGAGGGTTGCCAGAGACTTCTGTAACCATCCTTCGCTCTTGGCTTTTTGAACACTTCTTGCACCC GTATCCAAATGATTATGAGAAACTAATGTTAGCATCGCAGGCAGGCTTGACAAAGAATCAA GTATCAAACTGGTTTATAAATGCTCGAGTCCGGCTATGGAAGCCTATGATAGAAGAAATGTACAAAGAGGAGTTTGCAGATCACTCAGAGGACTGA
- the LOC133692369 gene encoding BEL1-like homeodomain protein 7, with protein MATYYPTSSRQNNNLQTLLTGDQKLASYSDLPSDLSSMKSYTNHTPAAGSYSDILYGGSLSSQNGAEFSSSGARNEIVFIPPISTTMNLQSVGGQLNTAAGNLVGDSVSGDSQAVPPRMHLGIPDCEQNFQSQGLPLRLGMQVQSAVSMPSLQYQYLNQNFPSSLSSHLLVPEKWTLPCEGDESNQSKELREFEGLPGFAGSSHNSIKTESSHDPQYIVGLRDMHAEMNMYGLSGYANTLLNSRYLKSVQHLLDEVVNVKKALKQPQSNKCFDDSKESDRRPSSCSMLPSSNEKPPDPTESTADSTPELSPVERQDLQDKKSKLLSMLEEVDRKYKQYYHQMQIVVLYFDTVAGHGAAKSYTALALQTISRHFRCLRDAISGQIEVIMKRLGEQGTSPNGQGGIPRLRYVDHQTRQQRALQQLGVMRHAWRPQRGLPESSVSVLRAWLFEHFLHPYPSDSEKIMLARQAGLTRSQVANWFINARVRLWKPMVEDMYKEEFGDSETNSKSSLDETTKAHGDKSGNHLTSENRLRELYESVTSTAADISQPGQAHDIKSSHILELEMKEPMAKTVLENGSQGPNVAESDIMKFPRDRRLNIDDDHNFCPHGNIPCGQNGDGNLMSAAATYDVSHLNGYAVGSQMSLALGLQSNDSDSFPTFDGAHMRGNTISASSVGHNEVDYHCMDTGKQQDRIAKSHRLHDFVV; from the exons ATGGCTACCTATTACCCAACTTCAAGCAGGCAGAACAACAATTTGCAAACTTTGCTTACAGGGGACCAGAAACTTGCTTCTTATTCTGATCTGCCTTCCGATCTTAGTAGCATGAAAAGTTATACGAACCACACTCCAGCTGCTGGGTCATACTCGGACATATTGTATGGGGGTTCCTTGTCTTCTCAAAATGGTGCTGAATTCTCATCCAGTGGAGCTAGAAATGAGATAGTATTCATTCCACCTATAAGTACCACGATGAATTTACAATCTGTTGGTGGGCAGTTGAATACAGCAGCAGGTAACCTGGTTGGTGACTCTGTTAGTGGAGATTCCCAGGCTGTTCCACCAAGGATGCACCTTGGCATTCCAGACTGTGAGCAGAATTTCCAGTCTCAAGGATTACCACTGAGGCTTGGCATGCAGGTGCAATCTGCAGTTTCTATGCCTTCACTTCAGTATCAGTATCTAAACCAAAATTTCCCTTCATCTCTGAGTTCACATCTGCTTGTGCCAGAGAAGTGGACTTTACCCTGCGAAGGTGATGAAAGCAATCAAAGCAAGGagttgagagaatttgaaggaTTGCCTGGATTTGCCGGAAGCAGCCATAACTCTATCAAAACAGAGTCTTCACACGATCCTCAGTACATAGTTGGCCTCAGAGATATGCATGCTGAAATGAATATGTATGGATTATCTGGTTATGCTAACACGCTCTTGAACTCCAGATACCTCAAGTCAGTGCAACACTTGCTCGATGAGGTGGTTAATGTAAAAAAGGCTTTGAAGCAGCCTCAATCCAACAAATGTTTCGATGACTCCAAGGAGAGTGATAGGAGGCCGAGTAGCTGTTCTATGCTTCCCTCATCAAATGAGAAGCCACCGGATCCTACTGAGTCTACTGCCGACTCCACTCCTGAGCTATCGCCTGTAGAACGGCAGGACTTACAGGACAAAAAGTCTAAGCTTCTGTCCATGCTGGAAGAGGTAG ACAGAAAATACAAACAGTATTACCATCAAATGCAAATTGTGGTGTTATATTTTGACACGGTGGCTGGTCATGGGGCAGCTAAATCATATACAGCACTCGCCCTCCAAACAATTTCTCGTCACTTTCGCTGTTTGCGCGATGCAATCAGTGGCCAAATAGAAGTTATCATGAAAAGGCTTGGGGAGCAAGGTACTTCACCAAATGGTCAAGGAGGTATACCACGTCTCCGTTATGTAGATCATCAGACCAGACAACAGAGGGCTCTCCAGCAGCTTGGTGTGATGCGACATGCTTGGAGGCCTCAAAGGGGGCTCCCTGAGAGTTCTGTTTCAGTCCTTCGAGCTTGGCTCTTTGAGCATTTCCTTCATCC CTACCCGAGTGATTCAGAGAAAATCATGTTAGCAAGGCAGGCAGGCTTGACCAGAAGCCAG GTCGCGAACTGGTTTATAAATGCGCGGGTGCGTCTTTGGAAGCCCATGGTCGAGGACATGTACAAAGAAGAATTTGGTGATTCAGAGACAAACTCCAAATCTTCTTTGGACGAAACAACCAAAGCCCATGGAGATAAATCAGGCAATCACTTGACATCTGAGAATAGGCTACGTGAGTTGTATGAGAGTGTGACATCTACAGCTGCTGATATTTCCCAGCCAGGGCAAGCCCATGACATAAAATCTAGTCATATTCTTGAATTAGAAATGAAAGAACCTATGGCGAAAACAGTCCTTGAGAATGGTTCTCAGGGACCCAATGTGGCAGAATCTGATATTATGAAATTTCCACGGGACCGAAGGTTGAATATAGATGATGACCATAACTTCTGTCCACATGGGAATATTCCGTGTGGCCAAAATGGTGATGGAAATCTTATGTCTGCTGCTGCTACATATGATGTATCACACTTGAATGGATATGCAGTAGGCAGCCAGATGTCTCTTGCATTGGGATTGCAAAGTAACGACAGTGATTCATTTCCCACGTTTGATGGGGCCCATATGAGAGGTAACACTATATCAGCTTCCTCGGTGGGGCATAATGAGGTGGATTATCACTGTATGGATACAGGAAAGCAACAAGACAGGATTGCCAAATCCCATCGGTTACATGATTTTGTGGTTTAA